The following are encoded together in the Ovis aries strain OAR_USU_Benz2616 breed Rambouillet chromosome X, ARS-UI_Ramb_v3.0, whole genome shotgun sequence genome:
- the LOC114111626 gene encoding LOW QUALITY PROTEIN: uncharacterized protein LOC114111626 (The sequence of the model RefSeq protein was modified relative to this genomic sequence to represent the inferred CDS: inserted 1 base in 1 codon; deleted 6 bases in 3 codons; substituted 5 bases at 5 genomic stop codons): MVREPRKDPQKPLPSKVQSAVQDGPGNRNIGSLVVIGRFRDLGITFGGSSGISHLSHRETDPESYLQPGFSTAQVLVTHVGKNLKDPKEPEPMALLYPILQGGTEEELLFPTPYQPLEPLRAPAIPPPRAEASEEGPAQNTRHRRAMSPAGPVDSTVALSLQVASPPDKEGNQPHQYWPFSTSGLYNWRSQNAKFSDNPRDLTNLLETVLFTHQPTWDDCQQLLQILFTMEKREKIQNEACKRVPGANGEPTTNIDEINTSFPLSRPDWDYNKAQGKERLRVYHQTLLGGLKAAAQKPTNLARVGDVQQGPTESPAAYLERLMEVFTQYTPMDPEAEGTQAALIMHFVNQAAPDIRKKLQKPEHLGEKSIQDLITVAERVYNTRETPEEKQAKAADHQTHNMACILLVATVPDSGEREHQLRRLAAEDTGAQYLVLLEPQGKLAGKTSWMQEATGIKQYPWTTRRSVDLGMGWVSHSFMAIPECPFPLLGRDLLTKMGAQIHFLPEKLKLDQAGRPTQVRTIQLEDEYRLHQKPTLPQTDIQEWLDEFPEAWAETGGTGLARHRPPIYIDLKPVADPIQVRQYPMTLEARQGITPHICRLLAQKILRPCQSAWNTPLLPVKTNSHDYRPVQDLREVNVXVLDIRPTVPNPYNVLSSLPPDHHWYMVLDLKDTFFSLSLAPKSQELFAFEWSNLEXGINRQLIWTRLPQGFKNSPTIFDEALHEDLGEVTQQHPQLTLLQYVDDLLIAAKDQQTCLMGTQELLPTLGKLGYXDSAKKAQICQPEVTYLGYVLKEGQRWLLEAQKEMVLKIPTPDSPRRVREFLGSAGFCHLWIPNYAELAKPLYEATKSTTPFSWTEQMEAAFKTIKMALLSAPALGLPDVTKPFLLYVDEKQGVAKGVLMQHLGPLKWPVAYLSKCLDPVASGWPPCLCMIAAVALMVKDADKLTLGQELHITAPHATEGILKQPPDRWISNAWLTHYQGLLLNPSRIIFLPPTALNSAMLLPNQDLEAPIHDCSDILALVHGMREDLQDRPADAEVTWYTDGSSFLXDGLRYAGAAVTTETPIEWAEALPPGTSALRAELITLTKALQLGKDKKLNIITDSRYTFATAHIHGAVYRERGLLTAKGKMIKNKEEIKALLSALWLPKKVAIIHCPGHQKADTLISRGNNLADRAARDAAQNIVIKATLQLPDPGSPILSLILPEELGKQMLLKMHRAIHLGTHKMQDLIRHAKITMKDVRTIIGDIISNCKACQLTNAVPHLANQGIREQGTRPGAYWEEDFTEIKPGKYGYKYLLVFIDTFSEWVEAFPTKRETAQVAAKKLIEDILPWFGFPAQVGSDNGPAFMSQVSQGVARALGTRWKLHCVYRPQGSGQVERMNRTLKETLTKLVAETGGEXVALLPFALYWVQNSPYQLGLTSFEIMYGILPPIIPNLKAEVLKEIDDQKLLFCLQSLQYSHRDTWKRLKALYESGPPHEPHCCWPGDWVYVHRHHQETLQPRWKGPFXVVLTTPTALKVDSIYAWVHYTHTWPADLFALQEEFLPQWKAKLDKGSPLKLKLRRQQK; encoded by the exons atatcggctccctggtggtcatagGGAGATTTCgagacttgggcataacatttgggggctcgtctggGATCTCCCATCTGTCCCACAGGGAAACTGATCCAGAGAGTTATCTGCAGCCG GGATTCTCCACTGCACAGGTGCTGGTGACACATGTAGGAAAGAACCTGAAAGATCCCAAGGAACCTGAACCAATGGCGCTGCTGTACCCCATTTTACAAGGGGGAACAGAGGAAGAACTTCTCTTCCCAACCCCTTACCAACCTCTCGAGCCACTGCGGGCCCCTGCTATCCCTCCACCTAGGGCTGAAGCATCAGAAGAGGGGCCTGCACAAAATACTCGCCATAGGAGAGCCATGTCTCCAGCGGGGCCAGTAGACTCAACAGTTGCCCTCTCTTTACAAGTGGCCAGTCCCCCCGACAAGGAAGGGAACCAACCTCATCAATATTGGCCCTTCTCTACCAGTGGCCTATATAACTGGAGGTCACAGAATGCTAAGTTCTCAGATAACCCTAGAGATCTAACTAACCTTCTAGAAACTGTGCTTTTTACTCATCAGCCCACCTGGGATGACTGTCAACAGCTGCTCCAGATTCTCTTCACcatggaaaagagagagaaaatacagaaTGAGGCCTGTAAAAGGGTCCCAGGGGCAAATGGAGAACCCACCACTAATATAGATGAAATTAACACCTCTTTTCCTTTATCGAGACCTGACTGGGATTACAATAAGGCACAAGGTAAGGAGAGGCTCCGGGTCTACCACCAGACTCTGTTGGGGGGGCTCAAGGCAGCTGCACAGAAACCCACTAACCTAGCTAGAGTAGGAGATGTTCAACAAGGCCCCACTGAAAGTCCAGCCGCTTATCTGGAAAGGCTGATGGAGGTCTTTACACAATACACCCCCATGGACCCAGAAGCAGAAGGCACTCAGGCTGCTTTGATAATGCATTTTGTCAACCAGGCGGCTCCAGACATCAGGAAAAAGTTACAAAAACCAGAACACCTGGGTGAAAAGAGTATCCAGGATTTAATAACAGTGGCAGAAAGGGTCTACAATACTCGAGAGACCCCCGAGGAAAAACAAGCTaaggcagcagaccaccagacCCACAATATGGCATGCATCCTGCTAGTGGCAACAGTTCCTGATTCGGGAGAAAGGGAGCACCAGCTGCGCCGCCTAGCGGCTGAAG ACACAGGGGCTCAATATTTGGTTTTGCTGGAGCCCCAAGGGAAACTGGCTGGAAAGACTTCATGGATGCAGGAGGCCACTGGGATTAAACAATATCCATGGACTACCCGAAGATCGGTGGATTTGGGCATGGGCTGGGTATCCCACTCCTTTATGGCCATCCCAGAATGTCCCTTCCCACTGTTGGGAAGAGACTTGTTAACCAAGATGGGAGCTCAAATTCACTTCCTCCCGGAGAAACTAAAA CTTGATCAGGCGGGCAGGCCGACTCAAGTACGGACAATTCAATTAGAGGATGAATATCGGCTGCATCAAAAACCGACCCTTCCCCAAACAGACATCCAGGAGTGGCTAGATGAATTCCCTGAAGCGTGGGCCGAGACAGGGGGAACAGGCTTGGCTAGGCACCGccctcct atatatatagatctcAAGCCAGTGGCTGATCCCATCCAAGTCAGACAATATCCTATGACCTTAGAGGCCCGACAGGGAATCACTCCCCATATTTGCAGGCTCCTAGCCCAGAAAATCTTGAGACCCTGTCAGTCAGCGTGGAATACTCCCCTGCTCCCTGTTAAAACAAATTCTCATGACTATCGGCCAGTACAGGACCTGCGGGAAGTTAACGTCTGAGTTCTAGATATTCGTCCTACAGTGCCAAACCCATACAACGTCTTGAGCTCACTCCCACCAGATCATCACTGGTATATGGTCCTAGATCTAAAAGACACTTTCTTTAGTCTATCCCTGGCACCCAAGAGCCAGGAGCTTTTCGCCTTTGAGTGGTCCAACCTGGAATAGGGGATCAACCGACAGCTGATCTGGACGCGACTGCCACAGGGATTTAAAAATTCTCCCACCATCTTCGATGAGGCCCTCCATGAAGACCTGGGTGAGGTTACACAACAGCACCCCCAACTAACCTTGTTGCAATACGTAGATGACCTCTTAATTGCAGCAAAAGACCAACAGACTTGCCTCATGGGCACCCAAGAACTATTGCCGACCCTTGGAAAATTAGGGTACTGAGACTCAGCCAAAAAGGCTCAGATATGCCAACCAGAGGTCACCTACTTAGGGTATGTGTTAAAAGAAGGGCAGAGGTGGCTGTTAGAGGCACAAAAGGAGATGGTACTCAAAATACCAACCCCAGACTCACCTCGAAGGGTGAGAGAATTCTTGGGGTCTGCTGGCTTCTGCCATCTTTGGATCCCAAACTATGCAGAACTGGCTAAACCCTTATATGAAGCCACCAAAAGTACCACCCCTTTCAGCTGGACAGAACAGATGGAGGCCGCCTTCAAAACTATTAAAATGGCTCTGCTGTCAGCCCCCGCCCTAGGGTTGCCTGACGTCACAAAACCCTTTCTCCTGTATGTGGATGAAAAACAAGGAGTAGCAAAAGGGGTGCTGATGCAACATTTGGGACCTTTGAAATGGCCAGTGGCCTACTTGTCTAAATGCCTAGACCCCGTAGCATCAGGCTGGCCCCCATGCCTCTGCATGATTGCGGCAGTGGCCCTAATGGTCAAAGATGCAGACAAACTGACACTAGGGCAGGAGTTACATATTACTGCCCCCCATGCCACTGAGGGCATACTGAAACAACCCCCAGATAGATGGATCAGCAATGCTTGGCTGACCCACTACCAGGGACTACTGCTAAACCCCTCCAGAATCATCTTTCTACCACCTACTGCTCTCAATTCGGCTATGTTACTTCCTAACCAGGACTTGGAAGCCCCGATTCATGACTGCAGCGACATACTAGCCCTGGTGCATGGGATGCGAGAGGACTTGCAAGATCGC CCGGCGGATGCTGAGGTCACTTGGTATACGGACGGGAGCAGTTTCCTTTGAGATGGACTCAGGTATGCGGGGGCGGCCGTAACCACGGAAACCCCAATTGAGTGGGCAGAAGCACTACCTCCGGGTACTTCGGCTCTAAGGGCTGAACTAATCACCCTAACAAAAGCCCTCCAGTTGGGAAAGGACAAAAAGCTTAACATCATTACCGATAGCCGATACACCTTTGCTACTGCCCACATACACGGGGCTGTCTACAGAGAGAGGGGACTCCTCACAGCCAAGGGTAagatgattaaaaacaaagaagaaataaaagctctCCTCTCAGCATTATGGCTTCCTAAAAAAGTAGCCATAATACACTGCCCGGGGCACCAGAAGGCAGACACCCTGATCTCAAGGGGAAACAACTTGGCGGACAGGGCAGCCAGGGATGCAGCCCAGAATATTGTGATAAAGGCCACTCTTCAGCTGCCTGACCCTGGGAGCCCTATTCT CTCTCTAATCCTCCCAGAAGAACTAGGAAAACAAATGTTACTAAAAATGCATCGTGCCATTCACCTGGGAACCCACAAGATGCAAGACCTGATTAGACATGCCAAGATTACCATGAAAGATGTCAGGACGATAATAGGAGACATCATATCAAACTGCAAAGCATGCCAGCTCACGAATGCTGTCCCTCATCTGGCCAACCAAGGAATTAGAGAACAGGggacaagaccaggagcttatTGGGAGGAGGACTTCACTGAGATAAAACCGGGTAAATATGGATACAAATACCTGTTGGTGTTCATAGATACCTTCTCAGAATGGGTAGAAGCTTTCCCCACCAAGAGAGAAACAGCACAGGTGGCGGCCAAAAAGCTGATTGAAGACATCTTGCCATGGTTCGGGTTTCCGGCACAGGTGGGGTCAGATAATGGGCCAGCCTTCATGTCTCAGGTAAGCCAGGGGGTAGCCCGGGCTTTGGGGACTAGATGGAAGCTGCACTGTGTCTATAGGCCCCAGGGCTCAGGGCAAGTGGAAAGGATGAATAGGACGCTTAAAGAGACATTAACAAAACTAGTTGCTGAGACTGGTGGGGAATGAGTGGCTCTCCTCCCCTTTGCCCTGTACTGGGTGCAGAACTCACCCTACCAACTGGGACTCACCTCTTTTGAAATCATGTATGGGATACTTCCCCCAATAATCCCTAACCTAAAGGCAGAAGTGTTAAAAGAAATAGATGATCAGAAGTTGCTTTTTTGTCTCCAGTCCTTACAATACTCCCACAGGGACACATGGAAGAGGCTCAAAGCACTATATGAATCAGGCCCTCCACATGAACCTCACTGCTGCTGGCCAGGAGACTGGGTGTACGTGCACCGTCATCACCAAGAGACCCTACAGCCTAGGTGGAAGGGACCCT CTGTCGTCTTGACAACACCAACTGCTCTCAAAGTTGACAGCATCTATGCTTGGGTCCATTACACCCACACATGGCCTGCAGATCTGTTTGCCTTACAAGAAGAGTTCCTCCCCCAGTGGAAGGCCAAATTGGACAAAGGTAGCCCGCTCAAGCTAAAACTGCGAAGACAACAAAAGTAG